A segment of the Hemicordylus capensis ecotype Gifberg chromosome 6, rHemCap1.1.pri, whole genome shotgun sequence genome:
ctctgactgttggtcactttgaatggaatggactggagaatttatttgttgcaagtaacttgtgttgttgttactaatgtatcgaacgcactccaccacaggggaaagttactctctctgtggtctgaaagtaacacacagttacaaaaatgtttcagaaaattatctctgtgtcaatttcacaggcaaacacgatggaaaagtaactgtgggcagattaggcccttaaaaaatatttctgcaaaatacacgaaagcagcaacagaaatataaagttgcagcactactaggccaggccactcttacagtctactgctactctacagttgaacctcctcctaatagctagctaccggggaaggctacacacaaaccctagttatttaaaaccctatttatttaaaacactatttatttaaaacccaagcttacaactatcacaacactttaaaaccctatttatttaaaacactatttatttaaaacccaatattacaactatcacacaacacttatagagaaaagtgaaaaccccaaaaacctaaaaacagggaaaaattaataaaccccaaacgaacagttaaaggaacggaacactacagattagaatgccgtgtgtgacgtgcgtgtgtctgtgtgttgtgtgcgtgtgtaaaatataaatggctgggccaatctcactcaggtgtaggcttctccaacgccgggtctctggcgtccacctctgagggtctggtctggtggtcacacaagcgggcctggagtgcaggcaggcaggcagggacaggcagcagtgactctccgcagaaaaaaattgccaaaaaagtggtttggcaaaaaatagggtggggggattcaaaaggagaaaaaaacccctcctttcccaccaagggctgcaggctggcaatgcttgcagccagtcagatgttttaaaaaaaaaaatctaaaatctattcctcttctcttcacaaaaaaggattttaaaaaatgagaagaggtttgctctgcaaggaagaggtttcctttccttaaaaaaaatctccccctcttctagccccaacaaggattaaaaaatgagcagagggtttgcctctgcaaggcagaggtttctttaaaaaaaaaaaatctcaccctcttttaatcgaaaaatggattaaaaattgaaaagcggtttgcccctgaaaggaagaggtttcctaaaaaaaaaaaaaaaaaaaaattctccccctcttctagacCCAACAAGAATTTAAAactgagcagtgggaaacctctgcaaggcagaggtttctttaaaaaaaatttccaccctcttctctctttatttaaaaaattgcttaaataaagcagaaaaccaatcaacaaggcagagcactggcgtaaatgcagaaaaagagcacccacaaaaatccaaaatcaaaatggaggcaagacttactaagcaaggcagcagatctctctcttgtgtctcttctcccatgcaaggcagcagaaaggaagaaaatggatactggtggccccttaaataccctcctgcaaagccctccaaaaatcaccccaacCCTTGAcgctacctccacctgtacctggccaatggaagggtgtgatttactatccaaaccttatttggtcattttcctctgcaggtaggaacttttattttcaatggaggtgaatggggaaaattttttgcattgaagtcaatggagaaaaaaagacgggaaattcaaagagctgtcagaatgaaaatggagggggaagaagaaggcaattctgcagccacaaaatggaggctgcagacatgcccacggaggtccgaatcacccgaatttttttccacgaaatcggggtgattcggatcgggcacagaaaatTTCGGGGGtcctcaggggtgattcggatcggctccgaatcacccgaaattcgttgtttgggcacagaacgatctgttcccgaaacgaaatgcacatccctaatggcaaccctactctgcagcctccccaaagttctgcaaaggttgcctggtttctctgtgctggtccggatagggggtgccagagagcctaagcgacacacggagcagcagctccagctccatcggttgtcattccaggcagggcaaggcaggacatcttgatgtggcagcgtattcggggtcatgctgctctcactctgtgcaggaggctggccacctcagaaacaagacaagagccctggtttgtacaattcttcctgtgcaggcacaatgcaagtcgtgctgctctaggcgcataggcagaactggggggggggggggcaggcagggcaggtgccctgggcgccactgaggtgggggcgacACACCAgttcttgccacccccaccccattgcccctctgcccagccccagggccccccagccacttacctccagctccggcctaggatcggcaaggcctgcaaactgcagagctcttctctccccgcctctcagctgatcggcaggtgggcggggcttccagagaggcctcccagtaggcctccctgaagcctgaactgggcaggccccaagcaaggaaggaaggaaggaggaagcaggcagagctctccaaagcagcagcagcagcagcccccctgcccagaccatccagaacagctattgctaggtaggctgtgaattcctttttggggtccccccacccctataggaatctgcttgccatagggctttgatatgggggtgggtggggtgagactgagaagtctctgaatatttaattgaaaacagactggaaaatgtgctggctttaaaaacaaaagctatctaaaaaggcctataagtggcttgtttcagggcagaaaattacaaaaacttctggaacaagtatattttatttattttcatgcattcattcataaatgcacttatgttcaagttgttttgcaacccagaaggtatgagtgagaactgtgaagcatgtgctgtgcttttattttattttatttttcttgtgtgtgaactgctccccataaacttgcagggacttcagggtaaatctggccaacatgtgaatgcagcacctctattccagaggagatgtgtgttaaagggctttaaaagcctggtgtgaaaaacctcctgaaatcaaacttttctgaatttgttcagaattctgagaaaacatacattggctcaccctgcagggttgaaagtctcctttgctaatctgcagcgagggggccattttaatcattagagttgctagtgtgttctaggcattaaaagaaGCACAAATATCTAGTACtccatgtatatcactatatactgtgaagtgtgcatgtgtgtattcagtgaaatgtatttccaggcagcatacttattttgaaagatccgacttaaatccttgggggcctgtggtgtgtggaggccctggactttgaggagctgggggcccatatTGAAATCTcaccttggcccattccaaccttgctatgcctctgaatggctcatgttttcaggtttggatcaacaaacatatctagatggtacagtgttccttttaagagggatttccagatattgttgactacaagtcccatcattcctgtttggacaggggtgcaatttcagtgcttgccctaggtgccattttccctggttaggcctctgggcctgggggtggggtgtgtgtggaaattcTCTCTCACCAGCTCCTCAGTGAAAGTACACACTCCAGAGCTGCCTGGCTACCAACTTTCTAGcctgctgctaccagtctgtgcggACAATATTTAGAAGGATGGattggaccaatgggctgactcgggAAAAGGCAGCTTACTAGAAGGTTGCTAGATCTCTTGTATGCCTTTTCTTCTGTCTTCAGCACAGACAAGTgagagcatcagagcccagggcaagagggaaagggggagcTGGCAGGCTCAGGGCAATACACATGCCTCAGGCAAAGAATCTACATTTCCTCTGGCTCTGCTGGCTTTAAACAAAGATCAGCAGCTCTTTTCCTGTTGCACCCTGCTGGCTTTTCTGGTTTCATTTTTGTTTCTGGCTTCTAATTAAGCTCAGTTTCTGACTAGTTTTGCAATATGTgtttaaacaaatgagcacatgcaaagtgcaactctctctctctctctctctctctctctctctccccccctctctctctcaaatctcCTGGGAGAAGGTAGGAACATCCTTAATTAAACAGAGAGAGACAACAACAGACCTCCTTTGGAGAAAAAGTACTGAAGAAGAGTCTCCCTGCCTCTGGCCAGCAGCACACGCACACTGAACCCTGCCGTCTCGGCCTGCAGCCCCACTCCCCAGGCTCCAGCAGCAGTCTCCGTCTCCGTCTCCAGccgctgtcctcctcctcctcctcctccttctctcgccTCCTCAGCATGCCTgccggctgcctgcctgcttgggcACCCCaatgtgatcacaccaggcaggcagagcGGTTTGGGCAGTCGCACGCACCCCCAACTGACTGAGTGGctgtgagagagaaggggaggcagagcagagcagccccCGTGTGCGTCCCAAACACCTCACCAGGCCAGGCAGTTTCAGTCAGAAGCCccggcggtggctgctgctgctgagcgaggggagagcaggctgctctTGCCTCTCCGCTCACCccgaccccccacacacaccccaggtgtTGGTTTAtgcagatttacacacacacacacataccccatggaaagagaagagagagagaaaaataaaataaaacaaaagtagTACCACAAAGTCATTACAGACAAAGTTGGAAGGGGAAATCGCATTTGTCTCTTTTCCCCTTCTGACCAAAGGAACGCCCTCCCCCAACTGCACACAATCTTCTTCTCTTGTGATCATCCTGGTGCCACAAGCTCTGAGGGAAGGGGCCAAGGGGGGAATAATCACATGCTGTGATGCAGGGCTAGGGTTACCTAGTCATTTATGATCCCAAATCCCCCCCCCGCGAAGTTTATGTTAGCCTTGGCGAAAGAAGGgtgccatttctccccccccgcACCTGCCCACCCACGTCTCCCTGTACAAGCAGCCTTGAGAACTGCTCCTGCTGATAGGTGGCCGCCTCCCTCCGCTCCAAATCTGCTTTTCGAGCCTCTCTGCACTGCAGGGTAAGGCGCGTTCgagacatacacacaaacacacgagagagagagagagattagagcAGAGGAGCAGTTTACTttgtctggagagagagagagagagagtgtttgtaTGCGGTTAATGcaagaatgcagccagccagcagggcaggcagacgctgtgtcgcctgctgggcaacaaacagcagcacacaaactacggaacagcagcatgcaaacacccagcagttgctgctgcgaGTCTCCCTGCCACATGGACCCTGCTTGGTGCGGGCGGCCCAGACAGCTCTCGGGCCCAGCCTGCGCTCTCCACCAtccaatgggagcacccacccgccgcccccttcccatgctgcccagagatctcgtgtgagtgtgctgctgcttcagcctgTGCAAGTGAGTGGGGGGGTGCGGGTGCCACTGGTCCGCTCGCCGGCCACCTGGGATCCGGAGATACCAGGACCCCCCGGCGGCGCCCGCTGGTTGAATCTTGTGATGGTGAGGCATGGAAATTATGCCCCCTTCAGGGGGCGCCCAGAGCACgttccctggctgccccaccctggatctgcctctgccctccgctccggaacaatctggctgagttaggagcagattttctgattgctgctctggatatcagcctgtaataaatttaaggtggcgatgatgatgacgatgatggtgatgaacaactttgttagctatcccataacaaattgttgtctgggcGCCTCacaacatgaaatgaaaacatataacacattaaatcataagaaaccaaaaggggcaggggtgggggtggggagaggaaatacaaaatgcaatacaaagacattttaaaactcttttaaaatcagttttaaaaaatcaaatttgaaaatcaaaatttaaaaagcctgacagaacaaaaaggtctttaggtggcatctaaaagaacaaagtgaggaagccaggcgaagctcactcgggaagctattccataaatggggtgtcagcacccaaaaggccctctccctagtagccacccgcctcacctcctttggcaagggctctcagaggagggcctctgaagaagaacttaaagtcctggttgggacatatggagcaaggcactttgaactttgggaccgaagtccagggcctccaccagtgttctctctaacagggattcccagatgttgttgaccacagctcccagaatccccagccaaaggccattgcagccaaaggctattgctgggagttgtagtgaacagtatccggaaatccctgctagaggcaacactggactccacaccccttggggggccccaattcctttttagtttgttttgggtggtgtggtctccactggccctcaatggacaaggcactcaagtataactgtgacctgtttcaggtgccttagagacagaggggggagtgggggggggagatatgtgggtgggaatatgttgagttgtgtgttgaaacatttctgctagtgcatatctgcataagtatatctgttttatattcttacattcttgtgagttcagttgctgttggtgccctcaagaacccacgtattaaaaatattgtgtgtgtgtgaatatgtgtaggggggatgatgcttaagttgcagggtgggggtgaggggtggggtgctccagaaacctttaggtccaggctccaaaattacctaggtgcacctttgcctctgatagagcacagactgtttggagtaaaggtgtatctggttggtttgtgtagtgctgtaagcaaatgtgctcaggctggcctagatgcagcagattctctttaatgtctgttttcattctgtcaggTCCACAACACCACCCCTGTTTGCACCTCCgtctgtacctccatctgcacctccatccacacctccatctgcacctccatccgTACATCAGTCTGCACTTCCACCTGTACCTCCATCCGTACATCGGTCCGTACCTCCATCCGTACAGCAGTCCATACCTCCATCCGCACCTCCGTCCATACATTGGTCCGTACCTCCATCCGCACATCTGTccgtacctccatctgcaccacCGCCTGCACCTGCCTCTGTACATGGGGTAAGTAAATGTAGAGTaatctgggcctgcttcttcctttcattaACCTCACCATATTAGAGCTGGTCTGTAAGACAGCCTAGTACAAAGTACGATTGTCAGATACATTTTTATAAAGGCAGCTAATTTGCACATCCTTTTACTCATGCCAGTTGACTCTACCCTACATGAACCATCCACTCCCCCTTTGAGCAGACTTaatatgctctgcatgcattgcaatatacttaggcttaaaacaatcacaaatgaatcagttcccactaagacatagtcagaaaagaaatggaatctctgcttgttaaaggTGGGCCAGAGAAAGCTGTTTTCAGTACttcacccactcccagtctctgtcTGGGGCGTAGGAAAGCTGGCAGCAACCCTGGACAGGCAGGCGCCTGCActtttcctgccaatgctgccaggTCTGTCCCCCCGCCACGCAACGAGGTCTCCTCTGCAAGCACCGGGTCTCCCTACACACATACtgctactgccgctgcctcctcctctgatggcagGCTTGTCCCCGGCTGTGCTGTCCCCTGCCGGCCATAtcccttccaccctgtgtcaggacaccaatgcaggaggcgtttctggggctgagcagcatgtgtggcgcatccaactggagagtgcattctgtgttggcccagctgggggcttctttgccttgcttgccagggagaggaaggaagaaccctactgggccAGCGCAGAAAGCACTCGCCGACTGAACGGGCCATGCAGACACGTAATCAgtttggggcaggcagggcacgtgccctaggcgccagttgcagggtggcgccaagtgcttgccatgccccgcacccaaccaccacagttgtgtgtgtttttttcagggttggtttgtttgttttggaaaatccccccctgctgggtgcctACTGCCACCCCCACTCACGCAGCCGCACAGGTCGCACAACAGAGATCTGAGTCCCGGCGGAGAGCCTGCGCCCccgcccctaccccccccccccccgagcacttactttccgattatttttagggagcatttgctgcctgaaagcgtctattccagagaggaagagaaagggaaaatagatgctttcaggcagcaagcctgccctgaaatgagactgaagagctctcttcagctctttagagcttgaggccacacccctttgcatgtgatgtcatcatgtgatacttcacatgcaaaagggcgtggcctagagctctaaagagccggagggagctcttcagtctcatttcagggtaggcttgctgcgtgaaagcacctctttactccaaggtgtgctccttattcagtaaacaaaattttgcaggcaacccctctccccatccagcttaaatcctatcttcctttctttggctgggcttttctctgtgctctgttgttggaggagattagaggggaggggggcagaagagggTAGGTCCTTAGCTGTGCtggtttgcccttccagcagctcatgggtaatagttttgctgtctgcttttgtggaatagggatttgcaaaaataaattgctttgaattattttgtagaaggcatAACTCTTATGCGATTAGTTGTCATGGTTCATCTTTAGTGAtgtattataaaactgtatttaGTTGTCTGCACTGGGTTTTATGCTGTGTGTGTCCAGACAGTCAACAGTTGATGGTGACATGCTAGaggacttttttcttcttcattccacagATTAGCTGTAGAAGCAGTCTCTGGACTAAGATGTGCCTTCTACAACAGACACATGTAATACTCTCTTGGGTGTGGGTGATTGTGATTCGAAttacacatggccactggcagttgcgagtttcagcagagaaatgggtggaatgttttttacctctggctgcttttttctcacatggatggaaaaggagccttgagagggcaacattaaggaggaaaaaaataactgctggggggaaatatcatgatcctttgctttttgtccctttgctcagacgtatagtttttcaccagctgattttaattaaaaaagcaaaacagttgaggtgactggtacctgcatctattgcataatgttgatttgcctcactgttccactgtagtGCTGTTAGTGCAACTAACCATTCTCAGCGTGCAACTGTTGACACTTATAGATGCTCTGCaacgctttcttttttccttttggattgtagcactgtgttctgcttcctcctgttgtggtccaggcctgatttatatactgaatatgctcattagctagcatacaaaatgaggcctgtctcatagtgtcaccaagtgaccaagttcttttataaagtgaccatgtaggatctggacacaaggaagaaaggagatcaaaccaaacctaaatgattcaatgggctttattgagtacaaaagaataacaacatcaatctaactgagcagaaagcagaacattctatcaatattactaacagtatttcaaccctaaccagcaacaatattcacccagtgttcctaactaacatatgtgtgtgtatcaaatcttcctagagcctaatacaactcagatacagatggaaaaggtgggggggggggaggtaaggaaggctgaggactggcatggtttggggagatcaggaattagtagagggacgaggggaaaggagaagaaggggaaaggatggagggatccaaggcttgtagaggcagcatattaccaggatcagaggcttgagagcggtggatctttcagctgaaggagagaagctgttggctggagacaagaacttttggatcaagcatgcagtttccTCAGAGCAtgtctgagagtcagagcaccatggctggggaagtcttgacttctcattgcgcagtggaagtcacagacagttcctgcccatagacagagttcctgcctctagccccacggcttgggcagcaaacccttggattgctcatgagcagatcttggttgtaggcacaagattgcgtgtaggcacaagactgcctgtaggcaaaagactTCTAGTTCTCTGTCCGGTAAGACTGTTCTTTATAgtggtattttcctttgatctctcatagagtctattcaaatctcctcatctttcccTGTGTCCCCAAatggtgacaacttgctgttaccttctggatatcatcttttaattattcagccagtccagagagatctcaagctcatcttctgttagctgctatcttgaggaggggacattgcccaaatcaaatctgcatctctgagttgcaaatgtgccccttctcttgtcccagatttgctagcctgatcccaaaaggtgttaaaggtcaggagttagtgagagaattagttctatttgcgtgagacagcaattacattatttcttgtgtacctctagcTAGTGTGTCATTCTAACTAGAGAATATTCCTTAAAgtacataaaaaggggtacatgtgtgagacgagttaatcaatacatttgactgaggcagaagcatcctgtcagtgaggaaaagggataatttcagcagtgtgagactggtcattaagcctgacccattgagtctcttgtgagttccacaaacactgataaccaatgctagattacccctgcctttacaaatcatttaccgggcagtcatgagatctgggcatcatgttcacctcaagttcatgcatttaattgaactcttaatataaaatgaaatcagacacaggcctgaattccatagacttctgggttggtacctctgagtctaaggttggggtacatgtgccccaacactcCAGGGGGTGTTGAGTGGGTAGTTTACCACTCCACCAGATCTATGAGGCAATTAGAAAGGGCTAAGGCTTCTCCTACAAGGTAAAACCATGAGGGGGGCCAGGGGCgtaagaaggctggagtgggcccagagacaaaatttgaaaatgggcccctcactgacacacacacacacacacttcacaatagatagtcatgtgacttgcctctggggcgcccctcgaggcgtggggggccccaggcagctgcctacccttgcctaatagtagttatgcccctgaggggGGCATATGGACTACAGATGGCTTTCTGGGGTTCTGCACCTTGTCTGCAACTTCATTCCTTTATGTGCTTTATTAAGGCAGCCCCCATTCCATCAAGGAGGGGAGGCTTATTCAGTAATTGGCAGTAGCCTGTGGTGGTGCATGtttatgaaaataaatgcaaaatcaaaatatggttaagttgagaagaataaatatatttaaatataaaggtCATAAAAAGGAAATATGCTGGAAGCTAACGTtagcatttttagttttttaaaaatggaatttgtgatttaagtcttgtctttgaaaagagttgactattaaaatgtgcagtaaatcatgtgtaattgaaaaagggttgtaATTGTAAACGTAAGTGCAAAAGGTTGTTCTACATCTGAAAGTTGAAGGCACTTTCTAGAATTTACAATAAGTTTTTCATTtactgccaggcatgcacacCAATGTAGAAACAGACTTGTATTAAGGTGCATAAACAATGCAGTCACCAAAAGAAACCTGAAAGAGCTTAATATGCAGAGACTGCTTCTATGAGGCGGATGAATACAGGTGTAATTGATggatttctttgtgacttttcctgagagctagcatagtgtagtggttagagtgttggactaggcctgggaagacctgagtttgaatcctcattcaaccatgaatctcactgggtgactttgggccagtcatgtatctctcagcctaacctacctcacagggcggttgtgaggataaaaaaaaacccatgtacaccactctgagctccttggaagaagagcgggatataagtgtaaatataaatttaaaaaatgggcacatggataaacaaaatctcccttcctatgctgtttgctctgattgatagaaaggggaaaggaggggacagtttgattaacattccagaattgttcctaagtgtaccccttatgaatcaatgtattagtttctctctcttccttgccctagCCTTAcagcaatagccctgcctgctcatttggTGTATCTTACTCTGAAgatggggtgggttttttgtttgtttttattgtgtgttgtagctgtatgtgcatgtaggctgacttgtgttttggaagaggcactgaggctgtaaggccccactccgaattcaggtgtgcgcacactgccttgatagtggttagagtgctggaccaggactggggagacccgagttcaagtccccattcagccatgagacgtgctcggtgactctgggccagtcacttccctctcagcctaacctactccacagggttgctgtgaggagaaactgaagtatgtacactgctctgggctctttggaggaagagcgggttaggAAAAACCTAACCTACTCCATTTCATCCCTACACACCTGGTCTCTGTGATGGGATTCTCAAACAAAATTTGTGGGGTGGAATCCAGAGCTGCATTTCTAGCACCTGAACAGCCTTCCGTTTTTCAGACCTGAGGACCAGATCTAGGAAGGGATCTGAAGAAGACATCtgcttttgcaaaacatttttctgaCATGTCTTTAGTTATGAAGGGAAacaggagcgcacacagctcccaaacctgggtaggacccgTCTCCTACTCTCattagaattgtataaaccagcccactatgaggaattatggttttgcaaccatttcagtccgtaggagaccaggtttagagcgggaatgctgcaagacaccttgtATGTGTACTTGCAATCCTGTCAAAGATctgtgagagccagaattgggctgtgctggcaaatcacaaagcaaggtttgaaggttatggaaaagcaattgtgaaaaccagcccacagtttctagtttgccattgtaatggcaacaaagaaatgtctcccagattcactgggggaaacccaatttactgagtgcattttaatttaatgattttatctacttcatattttcagaagttcgggtgcaggaagcgagggggggagaaagagaagctggAAGAAGCGCAACTGAGCGGGGAGGAAGGTGATCTGCAAAAGACCAACC
Coding sequences within it:
- the LOC128329372 gene encoding uncharacterized protein LOC128329372 isoform X1 — protein: MQAEFSAAAEAAAAPLPRPSRTAIARSTTPPLLAPPSVPPPSPPSIHQSVPPSAPPSINHSVPPSAPPSILQSVPPSSPPSVHRSLPPSAPLPAPAYVHGVHNTTPVCTSVCTSICTSIHTSICTSIRTSVCTSTCTSIRTSVRTSIRTAVHTSIRTSVHTLVRTSIRTSVRTSICTTACTCLCTWEVRVQEARGGEREAGRSATERGGR